The Vidua chalybeata isolate OUT-0048 chromosome 31, bVidCha1 merged haplotype, whole genome shotgun sequence genome window below encodes:
- the LOC128801762 gene encoding uncharacterized protein LOC128801762 isoform X1: MVLTRSKSVVGTGVCDQVKPSKKDVSVQTHSCLKCLSLSVASGGVVKEGCLPCEQVNDLLSLVDELREEVERLRSTRDSEREIDWWSSALTSLREAHQESEGSYVSHSQAIEGHLVDEGEWKWVPARGGNNKNPSCPPSPSQLPLQNRYEALDLDSQTDDLEENYLPSEPPNYDSSKKSITTSNVKKKRRVIVVGDSLLRGTEGPVCRPDPSHREVCCLPGAQVRNITERLPRLIRSSDYYPLLILQAGSDEIEKRSVKVIKREFRALGQVVDRTGVQVVFCSVPLVAEKNNERNRKTHFINKWLKGWCYRQNFGFFDHGATFMAPALLESDGIHLSVKGRRFLAHELADLIERALN; encoded by the coding sequence ATGGTTCTAACCCGGTCAAAATCTGTGGTTGGTACAGGTGTATGTGACCAAGTAAAGCCCTCCAAAAAGGATGTGTCTGTACAGACCCATTCCTGCCTGAAGTGTTTGAGCTTATCAGTGGCTTCAGGGGGTGTTGTGAAGGAGGGCTGCTTACCGTGTGAACAAGTGAATGACCTCCTCTCGCTAGTGGATGAGCTTAGGGAGGAAGTTGAAAGATTAAGGAGTACCAGGGAtagtgaaagggaaatagacTGGTGGAGTTCAGCCCTTACATCTTTAAGGGAGGCCCACCAGGAGTCAGAAGGCTCATATGTCTCTCATTCTCAGGCAATAGAGGGGCACCTGGTAGATGAAGGGGAGTGGAAATGGGTCCCTGCTCGGGGTGGTAATaacaaaaatccctcctgccccccatCCCCTAGCCAGTTGCCACTTCAGAATAGGTATGAGGCCCTAGATCTAGACAGCCAGACAGATGacttagaagaaaattatctacCCAGTGAGCCTCCCAATTATGACTCGTCTAAAAAATCGATTACCACCTCTaatgtcaagaaaaaaagaagggtaaTTGTAGTGGGTGATTCCCTTCTGAGGGGGACAGAGGGCCCCGTATGTCGACCTgacccatcccacagggaggtctgctgcctccctggggcccaGGTACGAAACATCACTGAGAGACTTCCTAGGCTGATTCGGTCCTCTGATTATTACCCACTGCTgatactccaggctggcagtgatgagaTTGAAAAGAGGAGTGTCAAGGTGATTAAAAGGGAGTTTAGGGCACTGGGTCAAGTGGTTGATAGGACAGGTGTACAGGTAGTGTTCTGCTCAGTCCCATTggtggcagagaaaaataatgaaaggaatAGGAAAACTCATTTCATTAACAAATGGCTCAAGGGTTGGTGCTATCGGCAAAATTTTGGATTCTTTGATCATGGAGCAACCTTTATGGCACCTGCTCTACTGGAATCAGATGGGATACATCTCTCTGTTAAGGGCAGGAGGTTTTTAGCTCATGAACTGGCAGACCTTattgagagggctttaaactag